The nucleotide window TCCCCTTGAGAAGGTCAGCTGAGCGCTGCGCGTGAAGCGCGTGACGCCACCTGCCTTCGCCAGTAGAGACGACTTCGACGCAGAAGGACACCCACGTGGACCTGTATGAGTACCAGGCGCGCGATCTCTTCGAGGCACACGGCGTTCCCGTGCTGGCCGGAATCGTAGCGCAGACCCCGGAAGAAGCGAAGGCGGCCGCCGAGAAGATCGGTGGCACCGTCGTAGTCAAAGCTCAGGTCAAGGTCGGCGGCCGCGGCAAGGCCGGCGGCGTCAAGCTTGCCAAGAGCGCCGATGAAGCGCAGCAGCACGCTGCAGACATCTTGGGCATGGACATCAAGGGGCACACTGTGCACCGCGTGATGATCGCCCAGGGTGCAGACATCGCAGATGAGTACTACTTCTCGATCCTGCTGGACCGAGCCAACCGCAACTACCTCGCCATGTGCTCCAAAGAGGGCGGCGTGGAGATCGAGCAGCTCGCTGAAGAGCGGCCCGAGGCTCTGGCTCGCGTGGGCATCGACCCCAACACCGGCATCGACGCGGCCAAGGCCAAGGAGATCGCCGAGCAGGCAGGATTCCCGGAAGAGCAGCACGAGCAGCTCGCCAACGCCTTCGTGCAGCTGTGGACCGTCTTCTCCAAGGAGGACGCCACGCTGGTCGAGGTGAACCCGCTGGTGAAGACCGGCGACGGGCAGATCATCGCCCTCGACGGCAAGGTCACCATCGACGAGAACGCTGGCTTCCGCCAGCCCCAGCACGCGGAGCTCGTCGACGAGCAGACCGAGGACCCGCTGGAGGCGAAGGCCAAGGAGAATGACCTGAACTACGTCAAGCTTGACGGTCAGGTCGGCATCATCGGCAACGGCGCCGGTCTGGTCATGTCCACCCTGGACGTCGTCGCCTATGCAGGCGAGGCGCACGGCGGGGTCAAGCCCGCCAACTTCCTGGACATCGGCGGCGGCGCCTCGGCAGAGGTCATGGCCAACGGCCTTGACGTCATCCTCGGTGATGACCAGGTGAAGTCCGTCTTCGTCAACGTCTTCGGCGGCATCACCTCCTGTGACGCGGTGGCCAACGGCATCGTCAAGGCGCTCGAGATCCTCGGGGACTCCGCCACCAAGCCGCTCGTGGTGCGCCTCGACGGCAACAACGTGGAAGAGGGACGCCGCATCCTTGAGGCGGCGAACCACCCGCTGGTCACCACCGCTGACACCATGGACGCCGGCGCCGACAAGGCCGCCGAACTCGCGCACTCTGCGCAGACTGAGAAGTAAGGACCTGCTCACACAATGTCTATCTACCTGAACAAGGACTCCAAGGTCATCGTGCAGGGCATCACCGGCGGTGAGGGCACCAAGCACACCGCTCTGATGCTCAAAGCAGGCACCAACATCGTCGGCGGCGTCAACGCCCGCAAGGCCGGCACCACCGTGTCCCACAAGGACAAGGCAGGCGCCGACGTCGAGCTGCCCGTGTTCGAGTCCGTGGCCGAGGCCATGGAGAAGACCGGCGCCGACGTCTCGGTGGCCTTCGTGCCGCCGAAGTTCGCCAAGGATGCAGCAGTGGAGGCCATCGAGGCAGGCATCGGCCTGCTCGTGGTCATCACCGAGGGCATCCCGGTGCAGGACTCGGCTGAGTTCTTCAACCTCTCGCTGACCAAGACCGGCGCCGACGGCAAGCCTGTCACCCGGATCATCGGCCCCAACTGCCCCGGCATCATCACCCCGGGGCAGGCGCTGGCGGGCATCACCCCGTCCAACATCACCGAAGCCGGGCCCATCGGCCTGGTCTCGAAGTCAGGCACCCTGACCTACCAGATGATGTATGAGCTGCGCGACATCGGGTTCTCCACCTCCATCGGCATCGGCGGTGACCCGGTCATCGGCACGACGCACATCGATGCGCTCGAGGCCTTCGAGAACGATCCGGAGACCAAGGCCATCGTGATGATCGGTGAGATCGGCGGCGACGCCGAAGAGCGCGCGGCCGAGTACATCAAGGCCCACGTCACCAAGCCCGTGGTGGGCTACGTGGCAGGCTTCACCGCTCCCGAGGGCAAGACCATGGGCCACGCCGGCGCCATCGTCTCCGGCGGCTCGGGCACGGCCGAGGGCAAGAAGGAAGCACTCGAGGCAGCAGGCGTGAAGGTCGGCAAGACGCCGTCCGAGACCGCTGATCTGCTCCGCGAGATCTTCAAGGGCTGACGCCCCGAGACGCCACAGTCTCACAACACCGCAGTCCGGGGCCGTTCCTGATTCTCAGGGGCGGCCCCGTCCTCGTCTGGGCTCAGCTCAGCCGACCTCGGAGCCCTCGCCCAGTTCGCGCTCGGGATGCGGGCCGAAGATGAAGTGGCGCCCGCTGAGCTCCCCGGGGCTGATCCGCACGAAGAAGTCCTTCAGCGTGGGCACCCACGGCTTGAGACCGAGCTCCTCCGCCTGCTCCCGCTCTGCGGAGGTCTCCAGCCGAGCGGCGGTGCCACGCAGCACCACGGACCAGGCCTGATCGGCGAGGATGCCGTCGGCTTCGAAGACCACGCTCTCATTGACGGCCATCTCGGCGAGCTTCGATCCCGGTGCGGTGCGCAGCACGATCGAGTTCTGCTGGACCGCGCAGTTGACCGGGAAGATGTCCGCGCGACCGCCCACCACGGTGACCAGCCGTCCGTGCTGGGTGCCCTTCAGCAGGCTCCAGCACTGGTCCTCATCAAGCACCAGGACCGGATCATTGTCGGGATGTTCGAACATAGCCGTCACCGTCTTCCGCTGGGGGTGCACATCACCGTGCACCGCCGAGTCTACCGGTGTTCTACACGTTGTAGAAGAGTGGGTTCGTGGTGGAATTCTGCGCCCCACGACTGGATCCCCCTGCCTCGAGGCAGGAGGATCCAGTCGTGCGTGCCCATCTGCTGCACCGAGGCGGCCAGCGATCAATGGGGCGTCAGATTGTCCGGCTTACTCCAGGGCGCCGGCGATCTCGTCATGCATGCGCTGTGCTGCTTCCTCGGCGCTCACTCGACCGAACAGGAACTCCTCCTCGTAGCGCCAGATGATCTCCTGCACGGCGCCGAAGCCCTCGGGCGGGAGTGGCGGTGCCTCGGCGACCACTTCTTCGAGCCCTTCGTTGTATTCCAGAAGGTCGGTCTCGTCCTCGTCGAGATCACCTCGTATGGCTTCCCGGATCTCGGCATTGCCTGGAATGCCGCGCTCGAGCAGCTGCAGGCGTCCAGCGTCTTCATTGTTGACCAGGTAGTCGATGAACATCTGAGCCTCCTCCGGGTGCTCGGTGCCTTCGTAGACCGAGTAGAACATGGACGCCTTGTAGTACAACTGTGCGTCCTGAGCGTTCCCCGATTCGCTGGGCAGCTTCAGGGGCGTCAGCTCGACACCCTCGTTGCTGGAGAGCACCTTGATCTGGGTGTCCCACCAGACGTCCATGGCAGCGCCTTCGGTCGCGATCATGGTCTGCTCCAATGCGGCGGCACGGTCCTCATTGACCTGGGCCCCCGAGGGAAGAGCCCCAGAGTCCAGTGCTTCGCCGAGCATCTCGAAGTAGGGCACCACGTCTTCGGGTTCCCATGCCACTTCGCCGTCCTCGGTGACCATGTTCGTGCCGTTGTGCTGGCGCAGCCAGATTCCCACCCCTGCATCGTTGAAGGGTCTTGCCAGGCCGTAGGCCTCCGAGTTCTCCGAGACTTCTGCGGCGACCTGGGTCACGTCATCCCAGGTCCATGTATCGTCGTCCGGCATCTCGACGCCGGCGTCCTCGAAGACCGACTCATTGGTCATCATGGTGAGCGAGGTGCTGCCGATCGGCATCCCGTAGAGGGTCCCCTCAGAGCTGCCTGTGGCGAGCAGCTCGTCCGTGAAGGCGTCGGTGTTCACCTGGTCCAGCTCGTACAGCAGCCCGTTCTCGATGTATTCACGGATGTACGACAGATCCATCTGCATGATGTCCGGGGTGTCCCGTGCAGCAGACTGTGTGGCGAGGGAGTCCCAGTAGCCTTCCCAGGAGTCGAACTCAGGGCTGATGGTGATGTTCGGGTGTTCCTCCTCGAAGGCGTCGATGATCTCCTGGGTGTACGCGTGACGGGTATCGCCTCCCCACCAGGTGAAGCGAAGATTGATGTTCTCATCATCATCACCGCCGCCTCCGCCGCAGGCGGATATCGTCAGTGCAGCGAGGGACGCGACGGCGACGACTTTGGCGCCGCGTGCTGTTTTCTTCATGGTTTCTCCGATGTTCGTTGCTGTCAGGGGGATTCACTCGAAAGGGGCTTCGTGGCCTGTCCAGGTCTGAAGACGTCCGCACATGCCATAGAGACGGGGATCCGGGCGTGGTTCTGCGCGCACGACCTGGGCCTGGCTCAGGTGGGTCGCGTCGCCGTGGTCGAGCGCGTCGAGCTGGGCTCGAGTGCGTTCGGCTTCCGCGAGGACCGTGGCCTCCCAGATCTGCTTCCATTGCCCGACCTTGGGTCGGACCAGGTGTCCTGCTGCCGCGTAGAGCCGCTCCAGGGCCTGGGGGCCGTGTTTGGTCATGGCCTCGAGGAGCTCTTCATAGCCGGCGATCGCGAGGTCGCGGCGGGCTCGGGCGGCCTTCGCTCGAGCAGGCTCGTCTGCGTCGAGGGGCAGTGTGGCGGCGGCCTGGTATTTCTCCGGGTCGGCGAGGACCTCGGCCGGGAAGGTGAGCACGGCGTCGCCTGCCTCGGGCAGTCCGGCGTTGGACATCACCACCTGCATTTCGAGCTGATCATGGTTGATCAGCCGGTGGATGGTGCCGGGGGTGAACCACAGCAGCGACCCGGCAGCGAGTTCGTCTCGGGCTGGTCCTTCGGCACTGATGGTGTGGACTTCTCCGCGGCCCGCGGTGACGACGTAGGCCTCTGTGGAGACGGTGTGCAGGTGCGGGGAGCCGCCGTGGAGCCCGTCGGGGGTCTCCCAGTCATAGACGCACAGATGACTCAGGGAGGTCCCGCCGGGGAATCTCGGGAGGGCGCGTTGCACGGGTGAGTGTGTCATCGCAGCGCGAACTCCTCTCCCAGGGCGTCGAGTTCCGCCCGGCTGCATACCTTGGCGATGAACACGAAGCGATGATTCAGCCGCAGGCTGCCCTGGGCGGGGAGGTGGATCTCCTGGTCGAAGGCGGGGGACTGGCTGGCGACCGCGAAGATCCCGGTCCGGGTGAACCACTTCATCGGTGGCACCTCGGTGTCCTCGGAAGACGAGCTGCCAGCAAAAGCCAGGACTGTGCCGCCGCCGTCGAGGTCGTCGTGCTCGGAGGAGAAGGCCACCCAGTCGGCCTCCTTGCCCATCGTGTGGTCTTCACCTTCGTCGCCGGTGGAATTGACCACGGTGCACCCGGTCCAGGAGCGGGGGCCGCGCCAGAACCACCCTGTGTAGCCGGCGTTGGGGCGTCCGGCCGTGGTCGGGCTTCCCAGCGGGAGGGTCTGCTCGGAGACGTTGGTGAGTTCTGTGCTGAGGTCGATGGCCCAGATTCCTCGAGCGGTGTCGAGTGCGTGGACGCGTTGAACGCGGTGTTCGTCGATCCAGTGCTCGCCTCGGGAGGTGATCCATTCCAGGGTCTCGTCGAAGACGACGTCGGAGCCTCCAGCGGGTTCGGCGGCGAATCCGGTGTGTTTCATGGTGCCGAGGTTTCCGCGCATCTGATAGCCGTCTTCCACGGCGAAGGTTGGTCCGCCCCAGAAGTTCTGGTCGGCCACATGGGACCAGGTGAACTGCAGGCCGGTGTGCCAGCGGTGGTCCCAGGGGCGGCGGACTGCGGCGTCTGCGCCGTCGAGGAATCGCAGTGGGTAGAGGTAGGGCTTGGGGGCCTCGTCTGTGGGTGAATCGGGGTGGATGACATAGCGGAGGATTTCGGTGTCTCCGACAGTGACTGCGATCGCGTCCTGGGAGGTTTCCACATCGAAGTGGTTCACGGTGTGAGTGTCCTTTGGTGGTGGCGAGTGAGGGTCAGTGAGATGGCTTGGTGCTGCTGGGGGAAGCTTCGGCCAGGCGGCTGCTGCCGTAGATGAAGTTTGAATCGTGCATTCCGGTGTAGTAGATGCCTTCATTGGCCAGGTCCTCCCTGCGAATCGTCCGGCCCGTCTCTGCGGACTGGTAGAGCGCGGAGATGAACTCGAGGGTCCGTCGACCGTCGTGACCGGAGGCTCGGGGGCGAACCCCGGCGGTCATGGCGTCCAGGAGCTCGCTGAGTTGTTGCTTGTGGGACGACGGCACGTCCTCCGCGGGAAGCCAGGACTCCATGACCCGCCTCCGCTCGTCATCGCCCTGGGCACGATGCTCCGCGGGGGTCCAGGTCCAGGAGGAGTTGTCGTAGCCGTAGAGGTGCTCCAGCTCCACGGTGGCGTCTTGGAAGTCGAACCGCAGGTAGCTCGTCTCCCGGGGCGAGAGGACGCTGTTCACCACCGAAGCCAGAGCTCCGTTCTCGAACCGCACGATCGCGAAGGAGACGTCCTCGGTCTCCACATCCCGATCCAGAGCCTCAGCCTTCGCTGTGACCTCGGACCAGTCCCCCAGAATCTCCAGGAGCAGGTCCATCTGGTGAATGCCGTGGCCCATGGCGGGGCCGCCTCCTTCGGTGTCCCACCGTCCGCGCCACGGCACCTCGTAGTAGGAGTGGGGTCGGAACCAGAGCGTGTTGCACATGGCGACCAGCGGTCGGCCCAGGTCTCCGTCCTGCACCTGCTGCTTCAAGGTGGCGGCTCCGGAACCGAACCGATGCTGGACCACGAAGGAGGCGTACGGTCCACCGCTGGTCTCCTCCGCCTGGATCTCGTCGTACTCGGCCAGCGAGAGCACCGGGGGCTTTTCGCACCAGACCCAGGCGCCAGACCGGAGCCCCTTGATCACGGCGTCACGGTGGGCTGAAGGCGGGGTGCACACGATCAGCAGATCCGGTGTGGCGGAAGAGAGCAGCTCGTCCACCGAGTCATAGCGACCAGGGATGCCCCATTCTTCTGCGACCTGGCGGACACGGTGTGGATCGAGGTCGGTGATGCCCACCACCTCCACCCGTGATTCCAAGGACTTCAGCGTCGGCAGGTGGGCGACCGTAGCGATACCGCCGGCCCCGACGAGTCCGACACGGACGCGTTCAGGAGTGCTGGGAGCTGTTTCGTGAGTGGACATAAAGTTCCTGACTACGTGACGGGGAAGCTGACAGAGACCCCTGTGTGAACGATCACATTTTGACGTTCCCGAGCGTAGGGAGCGACGGAGTAGGCTGTCAATAGCAAAATGTAAGGAAGATCACTTTTCCGCTCTTGAGTGCCGAGTGTGCTGGGATGGGGCACGGTGCATTCGCAGGAACAAGCTCAAGGAGGTGGTGCCCGCGTGGCGAGCGACGCGACAGGGGCCCCACGGGCGGCCACGATCCACGAGGTGGCACGGCGAGCGGGTGTGTCTCACCAGACCGTCTCGCGCTATCTCCGCGACATGGGTCCCTTCAAGCCGGCCACCACGGAACGCGTGGAGAAGGCGATCCAGGAGTTGAACTACCGGCCCAACATGATCGCCCGGTCCATGCGAACCCGACGGACCGGCGTTCTCGCGGTCATCCTGCCGTCCCAGGTCGATGCCATGCCCACCCCGACGCTTGCAGGAGCGGCGAGGGCGGCGCATGCGGCAGGCTGTTTCATGGAGATCTCCGTGGTCGACGGCACCGCCCAGGACCGTGCATCACGGGCCGTCGAACTCATGGAGTCCGGGCGAGTGGACGGTGTGCTCTCGCTGAGTGCTCTGCCGGGTCTGCGGGACCGGCCCAAAGGTCCGGGCACTGCCGCGCTGGCGGTCCTGGGCCAGTTCGACGACGACCTGCGGGGCATCGGTCCGCTCGCCGACGCGTCGATCATGGCCGACATCGTGAAGCATCTGGCCGAGATCGGGCACCGGAACTTCCTGCACATCTCAGGACCCCAGGACTGGACGTCGGCACGTGCCAGGCGAAAGGTGTTCGAAGAGACGGTCGCCGAGCTTGGGCTGGTGTCCTGCGGCATCGTCGGCGGTGGCTGGGGACCCGAGGTGGGCTACAGCGCCATCAGCGAGCTCGCCCCGGGAAGCACAGTGACTGCCGTGGTCGCCGCCAACGATTACGTGGCGATGGGTGCCGTCCGTGCAGCCCATGAACGAGGATGGCGCGTGCCACAGGACCTGAGTGTGATCGGCTGGGACAATCTCGAGACCGGCCGGTACGCCACGCCCTCGCTCTCGACCGTCGCGGTGGACCGGGAGGGGCAGGGGTGGCAGGCGATGAGTCGGCTGATCGCCCTCGTGAGGGACGAGTCTTCTCCGCTGGGAAGTCCCGAGGCGAACCGTCTGATCCTTCGTGAATCCTGCGGCCCCCCTCCCACCTAGGGGCTTGGGGGTGCGCGCCAGGCAGGGTGACTCCTCAGAGTCCTTCGGATGGGCGGGGCAAGGCGCCCGACGTCTACGCCACGGTGACACCCAGCACCGAGCCCAGCAGGTAGGTCACTGCGGCGGCTCCCAGCCCGATGCCCAGCTGGCGCAGTCCGCGC belongs to Nesterenkonia halotolerans and includes:
- a CDS encoding cupin domain-containing protein; protein product: MTHSPVQRALPRFPGGTSLSHLCVYDWETPDGLHGGSPHLHTVSTEAYVVTAGRGEVHTISAEGPARDELAAGSLLWFTPGTIHRLINHDQLEMQVVMSNAGLPEAGDAVLTFPAEVLADPEKYQAAATLPLDADEPARAKAARARRDLAIAGYEELLEAMTKHGPQALERLYAAAGHLVRPKVGQWKQIWEATVLAEAERTRAQLDALDHGDATHLSQAQVVRAEPRPDPRLYGMCGRLQTWTGHEAPFE
- a CDS encoding LacI family DNA-binding transcriptional regulator; this encodes MASDATGAPRAATIHEVARRAGVSHQTVSRYLRDMGPFKPATTERVEKAIQELNYRPNMIARSMRTRRTGVLAVILPSQVDAMPTPTLAGAARAAHAAGCFMEISVVDGTAQDRASRAVELMESGRVDGVLSLSALPGLRDRPKGPGTAALAVLGQFDDDLRGIGPLADASIMADIVKHLAEIGHRNFLHISGPQDWTSARARRKVFEETVAELGLVSCGIVGGGWGPEVGYSAISELAPGSTVTAVVAANDYVAMGAVRAAHERGWRVPQDLSVIGWDNLETGRYATPSLSTVAVDREGQGWQAMSRLIALVRDESSPLGSPEANRLILRESCGPPPT
- a CDS encoding ABC transporter substrate-binding protein, producing the protein MKKTARGAKVVAVASLAALTISACGGGGGDDDENINLRFTWWGGDTRHAYTQEIIDAFEEEHPNITISPEFDSWEGYWDSLATQSAARDTPDIMQMDLSYIREYIENGLLYELDQVNTDAFTDELLATGSSEGTLYGMPIGSTSLTMMTNESVFEDAGVEMPDDDTWTWDDVTQVAAEVSENSEAYGLARPFNDAGVGIWLRQHNGTNMVTEDGEVAWEPEDVVPYFEMLGEALDSGALPSGAQVNEDRAAALEQTMIATEGAAMDVWWDTQIKVLSSNEGVELTPLKLPSESGNAQDAQLYYKASMFYSVYEGTEHPEEAQMFIDYLVNNEDAGRLQLLERGIPGNAEIREAIRGDLDEDETDLLEYNEGLEEVVAEAPPLPPEGFGAVQEIIWRYEEEFLFGRVSAEEAAQRMHDEIAGALE
- a CDS encoding Gfo/Idh/MocA family protein, which produces MSTHETAPSTPERVRVGLVGAGGIATVAHLPTLKSLESRVEVVGITDLDPHRVRQVAEEWGIPGRYDSVDELLSSATPDLLIVCTPPSAHRDAVIKGLRSGAWVWCEKPPVLSLAEYDEIQAEETSGGPYASFVVQHRFGSGAATLKQQVQDGDLGRPLVAMCNTLWFRPHSYYEVPWRGRWDTEGGGPAMGHGIHQMDLLLEILGDWSEVTAKAEALDRDVETEDVSFAIVRFENGALASVVNSVLSPRETSYLRFDFQDATVELEHLYGYDNSSWTWTPAEHRAQGDDERRRVMESWLPAEDVPSSHKQQLSELLDAMTAGVRPRASGHDGRRTLEFISALYQSAETGRTIRREDLANEGIYYTGMHDSNFIYGSSRLAEASPSSTKPSH
- the sucC gene encoding ADP-forming succinate--CoA ligase subunit beta, which encodes MDLYEYQARDLFEAHGVPVLAGIVAQTPEEAKAAAEKIGGTVVVKAQVKVGGRGKAGGVKLAKSADEAQQHAADILGMDIKGHTVHRVMIAQGADIADEYYFSILLDRANRNYLAMCSKEGGVEIEQLAEERPEALARVGIDPNTGIDAAKAKEIAEQAGFPEEQHEQLANAFVQLWTVFSKEDATLVEVNPLVKTGDGQIIALDGKVTIDENAGFRQPQHAELVDEQTEDPLEAKAKENDLNYVKLDGQVGIIGNGAGLVMSTLDVVAYAGEAHGGVKPANFLDIGGGASAEVMANGLDVILGDDQVKSVFVNVFGGITSCDAVANGIVKALEILGDSATKPLVVRLDGNNVEEGRRILEAANHPLVTTADTMDAGADKAAELAHSAQTEK
- a CDS encoding pyridoxamine 5'-phosphate oxidase family protein → MFEHPDNDPVLVLDEDQCWSLLKGTQHGRLVTVVGGRADIFPVNCAVQQNSIVLRTAPGSKLAEMAVNESVVFEADGILADQAWSVVLRGTAARLETSAEREQAEELGLKPWVPTLKDFFVRISPGELSGRHFIFGPHPERELGEGSEVG
- a CDS encoding DUF6807 domain-containing protein: MNHFDVETSQDAIAVTVGDTEILRYVIHPDSPTDEAPKPYLYPLRFLDGADAAVRRPWDHRWHTGLQFTWSHVADQNFWGGPTFAVEDGYQMRGNLGTMKHTGFAAEPAGGSDVVFDETLEWITSRGEHWIDEHRVQRVHALDTARGIWAIDLSTELTNVSEQTLPLGSPTTAGRPNAGYTGWFWRGPRSWTGCTVVNSTGDEGEDHTMGKEADWVAFSSEHDDLDGGGTVLAFAGSSSSEDTEVPPMKWFTRTGIFAVASQSPAFDQEIHLPAQGSLRLNHRFVFIAKVCSRAELDALGEEFALR
- the sucD gene encoding succinate--CoA ligase subunit alpha; amino-acid sequence: MSIYLNKDSKVIVQGITGGEGTKHTALMLKAGTNIVGGVNARKAGTTVSHKDKAGADVELPVFESVAEAMEKTGADVSVAFVPPKFAKDAAVEAIEAGIGLLVVITEGIPVQDSAEFFNLSLTKTGADGKPVTRIIGPNCPGIITPGQALAGITPSNITEAGPIGLVSKSGTLTYQMMYELRDIGFSTSIGIGGDPVIGTTHIDALEAFENDPETKAIVMIGEIGGDAEERAAEYIKAHVTKPVVGYVAGFTAPEGKTMGHAGAIVSGGSGTAEGKKEALEAAGVKVGKTPSETADLLREIFKG